AATCGTCTTGATTCGTTTTAAGTGATTAACTTTTGATAAGATTTATCAACTAATAAATGAAATCTCAACTTAAATTTTTCCAATAAATGATAATAACAAGATAGCTTCTTGCGGTGGTTGTGCTGCTCCGGTGGCTGCTGTTTCTTCCTTAGCCCTTATAGAAACGATCCTTTCTCTGTCTTCTAGACCAGCAGGACTAAAATCTTTTaccaatattattattataacaaATGGGTAAAAACGCAGAAGCTTCTAGCATCCTGTTTCCCTTACTCTATAATGATTTTTCAATTTCCAAGATTATAAGTAAACcaattaaaattgtaaaattaaatcaaattgattttaagatatatttgttaaaaaaataaatgtaaagggTCGATTAAGATAATATATCTTACtttcattatatttaattattcaatttaatggtataaaataaaatatattagtaaatttttataatttaattatatttgttaaaacacaaatattttttttactattatttttttaataatgtaaatACTTTGGTTGGTCTCTTAGAGAAGATGATATTTCTTCTGCCAAGAAGTTATTGCTATATTGTCTAATCCCAATTATGCCAGTCGGTATTTGGGAGATGTTAGTTTGGCATTTCATAACAAATGGGTGGTAGAATCGTCATTCTAAGTGATAAAGTTTTTGATGcagcaaaatatataatttattctctcacttttttataaaaagttattttattttttaattttaatttcaattttattttatttactctttcgattgtaaaataatttaatcgcTGTAAttgatatataatatttatacacTACTACATTATAGAGATTAAGttattgaataattaaaaattaaataagtgatatatatccatttcaaaaaaaaaagagataatatgtatattatttcactttacagaaattaaattatttaaaatttaaaaatttaaaaattaaaaaagtaaaaagaataaaaataaaattgagaagGTAAAAtgatttttcatgaaaatataagaaagtaaattatatatttggCTATAATTTATAGTTAAACATGACATTTCGGGTGATTTTATGTGCCCTATTTATCAAAAACAACCTAAAACTTTAAAGCATACTTTCTTTTAGTGTCAATGTGCTTGGGTGGTTTAGTTTCATGGTCTTTATAGAAATTGCTTATGGGTATTGTAAGAAGAAgagtttttctattttttgttaCGGTGAGAATTGTTgtataatttcaaataaaacgcgaatatttaatatatttttaatatttatatttttttatgtcatgtttaaaaaaagaaaaagaaaaatatatttgataaaatatatataattctatTACTAAATTGTTTcgtatttttaatgatattttatagCTTCGTCGTATTAGGAGTTATCAAACTTAATTACGTTGgtgtatgaaaaaattaattttcactaTGTGGTTGCCAGTAACGGTGCGATTTTAACCGTGGACAACATTACCAAAAAGCTTTGATATTCTCTGTTGTTGGAAGGCTTGAGAATTGCTACAAGGAATTAAATTGCATCACAATATGATTTCCAAGTTCTTTTATATGAAACAAATTCTCAAATATATGTGATGCTCTTTGATGTTATTAATCCCTTTTAATATAGAATATTAGTGCAATGATAGTAGTTATTTCCACTGTTAATTCTCAATTACTTTGTGTCTTTTTCATTTGACTTCCTTATTAGGTCAATTATTTtgctaattttataattaatttatatttaaaagatattttatcaTACGActagaaatttaataaattgacTAATCTAAAATCAatatagtaaattattttatatttaaaaaaagttattttacaTTTCGAAACTGCTTGTAATATAATCTCGTaacagataaaataaaaaaaaattactatatagtttatatattatagaaaaacttattaattagttatttagttttgaaaaatatattaaaatttttttaatattttaaaaaatctactaattaattttaattgttaaatattataaaaaaagtttaaaacgCACTTAATGCAGAAAGATTAACAGAAACTAATgcttaatattttaaactataagaatgactatttaatatatttttttaaaaatatattttttaaaagtaaaatataattttctcaaactaaataataaattaaaaaaaaaaagctaaactTGGGTTTCTCTGTGTATGAGCTTTCGGCCTCTATTTTTGGGTTGGGTGTATGTATGAGCTTTCAGCCTCTATTTTTTGGGTTGGGTGGGCTTAGAGTTTTGTTTGTGGATTGATTTTGGGCCTCTTTTATCGAACCCTTATCATCAATGTACTTTTCTATTCTGAAAAATCcccccaaaaaagaaaaagctctACATAAAACAATGCAATGCTACGTCGTGGTTGAGTAACATTTCCATCGATCCCACAAGGGGTgagtattcggtcggttcggttcaaaaccgaatcgaaccgaataaatcgaaaaccgaaattttagtgtttataaaaaccgaaccgaattgattttggtcagaaaccgaatcgaaccgaaccgatctgattcggttcggtttgctcggtttcgatttttaataatttttttattttttacattttatttttaatatttttaaatttaattaaaatactttaattttaatatgatttaatttctctatattattaaaaaaaatattattatcactaatcgattcggttcgatttttttaattttttctaatcaaaattaaatcaaatcaaaataactgaaatttatgaaattaaaaaccaaaccgaactgaaatatataaaatatcgaactaaatttttaaatcagttcgatttgattatttttttcagtttaaactGAATAGGTCTACGAATGCAATTGCACGATGAAAAGCAATCGGCGTCGCAGCTCCCGAATCTTCAAACCAGTACACAAAGTAAAACAGACGGGTTCACGACTTCATGGTGATGCAGCATTTGTTGGATGCCACGTCGAGTACGTCAGATTGTAAAAGCATCCAGGTGAATAGTTTCTTGAGGGATCTGTCTAACCTGATGTGCCTACTAATTCTTCCTGGCCTGGTTAGCACGGCTCAAACTAACACGTGCTAAGCATGCGTGAGATCCGGTATTCATAGGATCGGGTCCGATACTGATTCCATTTAGTGACTGGGCCAATGAGTCTACAGAAGGAAGAAATAGAACATGGTCCGGGTCATTAGAACCTTAATTTGCGATGAAGCAAAGGAAGCACGTGATCACGTCCCTTTCATAAACACCGTCCTCGTTGTTGGTGCAAAATTTTCCATCAACCTCTCTTCTAATCGGATAAGATAAAGGTCAGATTCAGACAGGTCTTATTTTGGTTTATTACAAGAAAATAACCCCACGATAGAGCCGGATCACTTTCAAAATATGAAACATAATACATTatttaaaagagaaattcaCCATAATGATTAATAACAAATGCTATACTATTTTTTTTACTCATTTACTTTCAGcacaaataattatataaataaaaattattagataaaaaataaataaatatatatatatatacagcgtTGTTTAcatgtatattttaattacttttttatctCAAATTTTATATCACTTAAAAGGAATTGGCCAATTAAAATTCATACTGCTATTTCAATTAAGCCTGTGTttgatatgaaaataaaatggcTGCACTCCTAAACATATGATAAATCAAGTTTTtgagaatatattttttaatttctttggcAAGAATTTTATATAGATATTTAActgcatgataaaaaaaaatatcgtcgacacttaaaaaataaatcaaaaacatGATTTACATATTGAAAACATCATCATCgctcataataataaaatctctaaatgaccaaaataaaaaatatatatgcaaTCTACATGTTTTAAGCATTATTGGTGCTAATGAAAGAGAAATCGAAGCCAAAATCAAAGGCAATCAGCTCGCATATTGGAAGCATGAGAAGCGGCATTAAAGATATGAAAACAACCCATTTCCCCAGCGAAGATgccctaaaaaaaataaaaagacgaAAAAAGACCAAGTAAAATGATAAAAGAAAGATGAAAAATGGTGTCGTTTTTGAGATGGATCCAGggctaaaaatatttattatacatatatttcaattaatctGATATAACTAGtggcattaatttttttattattaatttgttatataaaattgaattctctaaaaaattataatttaaatatttaaataaaagttaaaattacgtttaatattaaattatttataattactttttcattcaaaaattcTATCAAAtcaatatattaaatatgttttatttaCAAAGTCAAGTCTATAGTAAactttaattcatatttaattaaatgtttaataagttttattattttaattcaagtatttaatattttaattataaataatacaaAAGATATAATTGATATGGTAAAAAATGAGTTAAAATATAATTCATCGATCCGTAAAAAGAAAGAGTTAGGTGGTTGATATTTTTGATCAACCattttaataatcaatttattaattaatcataaagGGCAAATATAATAAAGTAATTTGAGTTTAGAGCAAgtgtataataatatatattttaaactctatatatatattatactttcctataaaaaaatgagattaattagtaaatctcTTAGAAATTTGACTAGTTAGTTAGTCTCTTAAAAATCCGACAGATACTAGTTAAAAATAAGAGATCTATTATAGATATtgatattacataacattcataaaaaataagttataaacTGTTACTGCAAGATAGAGGCCACGTGGTAAGTATATGACAAGTGGGAAGTGCCTGCCACAGAAAAGGAAGATCTCGACACTTTAACACTTGAATTATCGTCAAAACTCACTCCTAATAGGTCGAGTCTTGATACGAGTTATGATTATCAGACACATTCCCATTTCGTTTGTGATCATAAAATCACCAATTTTTTAGTTTACGATGCCCATTATCGAGCAGCCGGCCATACCTTCGCCGGATTTTTAGGAAAcactatatttatatttatttttttacaatataaaagggaAACGATTCCGGAGGTAAAAGTATACTATCTCTAATACTACTCAAACTCTAAGTAATTCATTACATTCTCTTTATCTTTCAAAATACTAATTTAAGCGTTAGAATGACGGTTGTGAATACCCACCACTACCTCACgtttacttttttatatattcCAGCTAATTATAGCACAATATCATTCAGTCTATATCATCAACTAATCTCCGTAACGTCATATATAATAAGGATAtgctaaattatattttataacaatAACTTTGTATCGGTCATTATGATATtcaaatctatttttttatggGCGAAATTTTTGATAACGGTTCATGGCATATTTTtaacaaatattatattatatatttttaaaaatttataaattatcgtAATTCCTGGTCGTTGTACTTAAAATGCTGCTGTATAcaaccaattttttttttttttatacattaatgaaattttctttaacaaactagagtaattttttttttaagtataactaattttatttaaggCTTAAACTCGTGAAATTACAGTTTTCTAAATAATTACAGTACCACCGAAGTATATAAaatcattagtataattaatttatatcacGTTATGACAATTATAattacaattaataaaatttaatataatccatttcaaaaaaaataaaatttaatataatcgaTCATAAAGATAaacttttatgattttttatgctaaataattagttttatttgattattatatttttacaaatgtaaatattgaaatagtttaaaattcgtaattaattttaattctcaaGTAATATAGTGCATAATATTGATTTTTCTtaagagattaaaaaaataaataatttcttttaaaatttttatatttaaaatataaaattaatatgaatTTAGTCCGATAATAACTATGTTAAAATTAGAACGGAAtgtctaaatttaatttattattatctacacgtaaaaaaaagttaaaatacaaaaatgattAGTTTTCCCGTTGGTACAGCTACCATGAAAGGTCACAACGGCTCCCATGACGGTCGTGAGCCCTTATTTGATGTCTTTATTGGATTGGATTCTtagattattatatatatataaaaaaaaagaaataaatgtaTTTGAGTGGGTGAGATTGTCACCAAAAACTTCCTATAATATTTGTGCGCCACGAATTAGCGGGGCTGATCAAAAGCTCCACTTATATGGCTCGATAGCGATTTGAGAAGTCGGCTGGGTCCGGGAGACGTATAATTTCAATGGGATTCTCTCTCTTTGAAACAATGGGTCGAATATTTTCCTGGTAAGTCATTTTTCTCCCCTTTTTTTGTGGCTTTGTATAACTCTAGAACAAATAGAGAGCTTTGGCCGGTTGTGCAATTGAATATTTTTCGTAATTGGGGAaggaaagaaattaaaatagttaaatCAATTGCTTTTGGATCAGCTTTGGTTCCTTTGTTGTTACTAGTAGATCCTCTGTTTTTATTTCAGAATGATTATGATTTTGATTCTCTGTTGTTATCCCTGTTCTGTAAAGTTGTTTCTTCCTAATTTTGAGCTTCAATATGGTTATATGCTAATTTAACTTGATGcgctatcttttttttttttaatttttggtgGGTCTCTGTTTATTCCTTATTTTCAGTGTTATAGTTCTCTGAAGTCTGAATTTTTCTTTTGGTTTATTGTTCCTTATTATGATCCCTTTTTTTCTCATATGATTTTTCTTTTGCTCTCTTTTCCTTATTTGAAGGGCTTCTGTTTCCTAAATATTAGGTCTTCCTTCTCTATTTGCATGTATATGATTTTGAACATTCTGCTTTCTGtgatctctatttttttttctccctcttttctttttcttgtttcttttttcttgtGTTTGGTTTATCTAGATGTTATCAATCCATTCCAGAACAGTTTTGGAGGATTTCAGTGAGGATTAAGCATTTAAACTCCTTGGATTGTCATGGAGGATCCTTATACAACATCCAGCAATGGTGAAGCTGCAAATTCCAATCTTCAGATTATTAGATATTCTCCATTCCAACCATGCAACAAATTTTCTTCGTCTTGGTTTGATTTGAGAGTCTTTTATGTCAGAATCAGTAATGTCCAGGTCGATGCTTCAACCCCAGAATTTCTCACTCTTAACCATATCCCTCTGAGCCCAGACACCCTCTTGGAATTGAATGGCGTTAGGAGTAGTATGTATTCTGATGGTGTCTCTTCCTTTCTCAGAAGGGATCGTGTGGATAAGAAATCTGAGGAAGCTACATTTGTCAGCACGGATAGTATTAGAACCACAGGAAGTGTGAAATTTGAGGTTTTTGACAAAGAGGATCTAATTCTATCTGGGGTTCTTGAGATGTCTAACACAAACGGTTTTGTTGGGGAATCAAAAGGCAATGTGAAACGGTGGAGTATGAATTGTGAACCTGAGATCACTGCTGGTTCAGGCTTCTTGAGGGGGAAACACAATGCTGGTACTGAATTGCCGACCATTGAGATTTATGTTACAGGGTGCTTCTTGGGAACACCTATCATATTAACCAAGACTTTGCAGCTCAGTTATCGCAAGAAGCACATCAGGAAGGGCATGTTGGACTCAATTCCAGAGTATGAGACGACTGAATCCCCCAAAAATGTTTCACCTAAACATGATCTGCAGGTATGTACTCTTAGAATTTTGGTATACATTTCAAGTTGTTGAATTGTTTTCATACTTATTAAGTAATTTCATGTTTTGATGGGTATAATCTTCAAGGTTGATTAGTTATTCATGTGATGGTATTCAGAACTCTAAATCATGTAGAGTTATTTTGTGGTTGCATTGAATTCCCTCTTTGTTATGGTTTCTAGTGGCTCCTGTGTTGAAACATATTTCATTTTACAAATGTTGCCATGCCTGTCGTACATCCAATGCTTGGAATGGTAAATGGAATCTTATCCTAGATGTGACATGGGTATGGGCAGGCACAATTTTCAAGTGATGATATTGTTGTCATTTTCTGTTGTATTTTTTAAACATCCTTCCTCTGGCAGATCCTGACAGAATGGACTGCCGTGCAGAGGTTGGTGCCACTTGTGAGTCCATCTATGTCCTAGGCCATCTTGGGAATATATTGTTGCAACATTTGTGCTTGAACTTGTAGGTTGGTTGTTGATACTCGATAGAGTTCATTGTGATACAGGTTAATTTGCAAGTAATAAAAAGCCATTTGATTGTAGTCGAGTTAGGAGTGGTTTACTATTGAAATTCATTAAAGTGGAGTTATTtgtaggggaaaaaaaaaaaaaagaaaaattagagaCCTTGTTGGCTAACCACATCAGCCTGGCCATTGCACTCCCTAAACTTTTAACTGTTAACACCATAGAGGTCAGGTGGCAGTGGATGTGTGATCATATGAATAACTAGTCATAAAACAACACCTAAGGAGTGTTCATGTCATTAACTTGGGCTGATATTACGGTTTTCTTGCTCCATagatccttttttttctttttgcttcaTATTGAACTGGAAGAGGTTGTGATATATCTACATATTGTAGAGATCCACTTGTGTGGCTTGGTGACACACTAATACTCTTTGTGGAGCTGTTATTGTTGGATTTGTCAAGAGGAACATAAGCATTCTGCAACTTATAAAATCAACTGAAGTTTATTAGGATTAACAACTGTATTAGGGATCTGGGATAAGAGGGGGGACCATCTCTTGCATATTTTTCTACTGTTGTACTTCCTTTCCAAGTAGAAAAGGAATGCTCTTTCGATCAgctggtctgcacaatgcttatTCAATGAAGTATAGTTCTAAGGATATCATTATTCTGTATTgtacaaaattattattctgTATTGCACTTTGAGGAAAAATGTGAAATCTTGCTGGACGGGAGGTTGAGAACTGTCTTCCATGTGATTTCTTTTTATTGATAGTTCTTTAGTAGGCACATAACAGTAAGGATTGAGAAGTGTCCATTTTATGAGACATGAACAAGTTTAGTTACTACAACCTTTAACAACTCTTCCTTCTAACTTTATGAGTTCCATTTGCTAAAACTAAATTGTAGTCCCTTTCCTTCCATTTATATTGTAGTTGGTTTTTCCATAACGTAAACTATGATCTGTATCTCACTAATCGCTTGTGTAATTTTCAAACAGCAGATAGCAGATTACAGAAGTTACAAActagaaaatgaagaagatTATAGTAACATGAACTGGAGAAGTGGATATATGGAGGGTGAAGATGGTGAACTTTCATGGTTCAACGCCGGTGTGAGGGTTGGTGTAGGAATCGGGCTTGGCATTTGTCTTGGAGTTGGTGTAGGAGTTGGTTTGCTAGTTCGTACATACCAAGCAACCACTCGAAACTTCAAAAGACGGCTCTTGTAATTCCTCTTTCCTAAACTGCTAAATACTTGACTTTAGCATCAAGATTTTGACAGAGTTGTATGTAGATGACTTGCTTGGATTTGGTTTTTTGGTGTTTGTTCCTCTCAAAACATGTAATATAATATAGTTTGGTGCTCATTTAGAAGGAAATGACAGAGTTGGATTGTAAAAGTGGAAGAGATCACTGTCCTTCGCATTGACGTGGAGGTTTATAGCTGCATAAAAGTTTGTATAGCTTGTATTTCCTAGTAAATAAAATCTGTTTTTGAGAAGCCAAAGCTGCATTTGGTCTCCTGATGTCAAATTTAGCAGATTTGGTTTATTTCAAGTGATTTAAACCAATTAGGGTTTGATTTTGTtcttcaaactaaaactaataaaatccaCAATTATGAATTCAACACCCAATTTCTTTCCAAACAACCATTACATTGGTGTTTTGAAGGTCAGAAATTTTGACTGAAAAAAGTTTTCtattacaaatattttaagcTGAAATCATCATTTGATTTCTGACTTGTTTTCTGAAAAGTCCTGCATTGATATAGCCAATGCAGGCATTAATCAACTTCTCGAGCCTAACTTCATTCTCTGATAAACGTTGGTCAATTTGGTGAATTTTATGATAGGAAGAGAAGATGAAATTGAAGCAatattataatctatttaattttataattaccaattaactttaaataatttaataattacgatttataaaatttaggtaataaacaaaataaaagtgAAAATGCTAATTAAGAATTATGTATCTCATCACATCTTGAAATAGCTTGAGAAGActaaaaaaatttctaagacATCATTTCCATATACATTCTTTCCTTCATTGATTTTAACTCGGGCTTTTATGTTGGAAAATTCTAAAATTCATGGCTAGAAAAGTTTCAAATAAATGTAATCTGAACTCTTTATACAACAAATGCATAACATCCCATATGAATGAATCATCACACAAATGAAGAGAATAAGCTAATAATAGGCCTGTTCCATTGGATGCACCATAGCTATTTTCACCAAAATGCTGAGCAACCCAACAATGTGTGTTATAGAGAGATCCTTCAGGATCTCATATTGGTTGTGGATAGGTGTGTGTGGGGAGCTTTGTGAAAATTgccacagagagagagagagagattgttAATTCAAGTATTCGGTTTGGCAGGGAGGATATTAGCAAGAAAGATTAGTCAAAGTAAGCACATGGAGGAAGAGACTTGAATAAAAGATGGTTTCTCTTATTATAGCTAGAAGCCCAGAAACATTGCTGACAGCTTTT
The sequence above is a segment of the Manihot esculenta cultivar AM560-2 chromosome 5, M.esculenta_v8, whole genome shotgun sequence genome. Coding sequences within it:
- the LOC110615894 gene encoding uncharacterized protein At1g01500 isoform X2: MEDPYTTSSNGEAANSNLQIIRYSPFQPCNKFSSSWFDLRVFYVRISNVQVDASTPEFLTLNHIPLSPDTLLELNGVRSSMYSDGVSSFLRRDRVDKKSEEATFVSTDSIRTTGSVKFEVFDKEDLILSGVLEMSNTNGFVGESKGNVKRWSMNCEPEITAGSGFLRGKHNAGTELPTIEIYVTGCFLGTPIILTKTLQLSYRKKHIRKGMLDSIPEYETTESPKNVSPKHDLQIADYRSYKLENEEDYSNMNWRSGYMEGEDGELSWFNAGVRVGVGIGLGICLGVGVGVGLLVRTYQATTRNFKRRLL
- the LOC110615894 gene encoding uncharacterized protein At1g01500 isoform X1 codes for the protein MEDPYTTSSNGEAANSNLQIIRYSPFQPCNKFSSSWFDLRVFYVRISNVQVDASTPEFLTLNHIPLSPDTLLELNGVRSSMYSDGVSSFLRRDRVDKKSEEATFVSTDSIRTTGSVKFEVFDKEDLILSGVLEMSNTNGFVGESKGNVKRWSMNCEPEITAGSGFLRGKHNAGTELPTIEIYVTGCFLGTPIILTKTLQLSYRKKHIRKGMLDSIPEYETTESPKNVSPKHDLQQIADYRSYKLENEEDYSNMNWRSGYMEGEDGELSWFNAGVRVGVGIGLGICLGVGVGVGLLVRTYQATTRNFKRRLL